In Paractinoplanes brasiliensis, the following proteins share a genomic window:
- a CDS encoding GAF domain-containing sensor histidine kinase, with product MGEKSSADGRGQPPSLGLGPLSRIQLDELLQELLGRVGDVMASRERLRSLLDAVVGIGTDLDLRSTLQRIVESACALVGARYGALGVIGADRTELADFITHGIDPAQHAKIGDLPHGRGVLGVLITDPKPVRLPDIRQHPDSYGFPPNHPPMHSFLGVPVRTHDQIYGNLYLTEKRDAEEFSDDDEEIVVALAAAAGVAIDNARLYALARRRERWLAATAEITGVLLGTVRRREALTLIARRAREVTGAELALVMLYDEENSRYTIEVAEGTDPVCTELVGRVVPVDTHVVAEFAREKYRAIDNLRAAADWPGPMPDGPAMAAPLAGADTLHGVLIVTQPIGQSPTDEDAVQLPLFAGQAALALERARAQEERQQLAVLEDRERIARDLHDVVIQRLFATGMHLQGAVHQAGKREVADRINTAVDDLDATIRDIRRSIFELRAPVGSSLRTELGETVEAATEALGFRPTVDTAGPIDSAVPDDLKPQLIAVLREALSNVARHAQATSVRVSVGAAGNEVVLRIEDDGTGFDPALARGGLVNMGERAHDLGGAFDVGPGTGGTGTLLVWRAPTGG from the coding sequence ATGGGTGAGAAGTCGTCAGCAGATGGCCGCGGCCAGCCACCGTCTCTCGGGCTCGGTCCCCTGTCCCGCATCCAGCTGGACGAGCTGCTTCAGGAGCTGCTCGGCCGGGTCGGCGATGTGATGGCCAGCCGCGAGCGCCTGCGCTCCCTGCTCGACGCGGTGGTCGGCATCGGCACCGACCTCGACCTGCGCAGCACTCTGCAGCGGATCGTGGAGTCGGCGTGCGCGCTCGTCGGCGCACGATACGGCGCGCTGGGGGTGATCGGCGCCGACCGCACCGAGCTGGCGGACTTCATCACGCACGGCATCGATCCGGCCCAGCACGCCAAGATCGGCGATCTTCCGCATGGCCGCGGCGTGCTCGGCGTGCTGATCACCGACCCGAAACCGGTCCGCCTCCCCGACATCAGGCAACACCCCGATTCGTACGGTTTCCCGCCGAACCATCCCCCTATGCACAGCTTCCTGGGTGTGCCGGTGCGCACCCACGACCAGATCTACGGCAACCTCTACCTCACCGAGAAACGCGACGCCGAGGAATTCAGCGACGACGACGAGGAGATTGTCGTCGCGCTGGCCGCCGCGGCAGGTGTCGCGATCGACAACGCCCGCCTGTACGCGCTGGCCCGCCGCCGGGAACGCTGGCTGGCCGCCACCGCCGAGATCACCGGGGTGCTGCTCGGCACCGTCCGGCGCAGAGAAGCGCTCACGCTGATCGCCCGCCGCGCCCGCGAGGTCACCGGCGCCGAGCTCGCGCTGGTCATGCTCTACGACGAGGAGAACAGCCGCTACACCATCGAGGTGGCCGAGGGCACGGATCCGGTCTGCACGGAACTGGTCGGCCGGGTCGTCCCGGTGGACACCCACGTGGTCGCCGAATTCGCCCGGGAGAAATACCGCGCGATCGACAATCTGCGGGCGGCCGCCGACTGGCCCGGTCCGATGCCCGATGGCCCGGCGATGGCGGCCCCGCTGGCCGGCGCCGACACGCTGCACGGCGTTCTCATCGTCACCCAGCCCATCGGCCAGTCCCCCACCGACGAGGACGCGGTGCAGCTGCCGTTGTTCGCCGGCCAGGCCGCACTCGCCCTCGAGCGGGCACGCGCCCAGGAGGAACGCCAGCAACTCGCCGTCCTGGAGGATCGCGAGCGGATCGCGCGGGATCTGCACGACGTGGTGATCCAGCGGCTGTTCGCCACCGGCATGCACCTGCAAGGCGCCGTCCACCAGGCCGGCAAGCGCGAGGTGGCCGACCGCATCAACACCGCCGTCGACGACCTGGACGCCACGATACGCGACATCCGCCGGTCGATCTTCGAGCTGCGGGCCCCGGTCGGCTCGTCGCTACGGACCGAACTGGGCGAAACCGTCGAAGCGGCCACCGAGGCGCTGGGGTTCCGCCCCACCGTGGACACGGCCGGGCCGATCGACAGCGCCGTGCCGGACGACCTCAAACCCCAGTTGATCGCCGTCCTGCGGGAGGCGCTGTCCAACGTCGCACGGCACGCTCAGGCCACCAGCGTACGGGTCTCGGTGGGCGCCGCCGGCAACGAGGTCGTCCTGCGGATCGAGGACGACGGCACCGGCTTCGACCCGGCCCTCGCCCGCGGTGGCCTGGTCAACATGGGCGAACGGGCTCACGACCTGGGCGGCGCCTTCGACGTCGGCCCCGGTACGGGTGGCACCGGGACACTGCTCGTCTGGCGGGCGCCCACCGGCGGGTGA
- a CDS encoding Acg family FMN-binding oxidoreductase, producing MTPLEQAVRAARQAPSVFNTQPWAWRIDGDRMELFTDHRRRVRSIDPDSRLLLLSCGAALHHARTFLDAAGWSAAVERLPDGERPHLLARISLGPPTTPDPEAVRMAAVIARRHTDRRAFSDRPVTGFELTKLRRFVESEGAYLHVVGPEQVTRLAFSAEVAAGTETRDISYRSDLRTWTSRPADSGDGVTARTAVRPAPRPVPVRDFFPGGEARLESGPGHDRGAAFVVLFGLDDRPMSLLRAGEALSALLLLATADGLATAPLSDVVEKDWPRQLLRHLLRGIGEPYLVVRLGYRAGRTAAPEAPRRDLREFVTFVEGEDDASRP from the coding sequence ATGACACCGCTCGAGCAGGCCGTTCGCGCGGCACGGCAAGCGCCCTCGGTCTTCAACACCCAACCGTGGGCCTGGCGGATCGACGGCGACCGCATGGAGCTGTTCACCGATCACCGCCGCCGGGTACGGAGCATCGACCCGGACAGCCGCCTGCTCCTGCTCAGCTGCGGCGCGGCTCTGCACCATGCTCGCACGTTCCTCGACGCGGCCGGCTGGTCGGCGGCGGTCGAACGCCTGCCCGACGGGGAACGACCGCATCTGCTGGCCCGCATCTCGCTGGGCCCGCCGACCACGCCGGACCCCGAAGCGGTCCGGATGGCTGCCGTGATCGCACGGCGGCACACCGACCGCCGAGCGTTCAGCGACCGTCCGGTGACCGGCTTCGAACTGACCAAGCTGCGGCGCTTCGTCGAGTCGGAAGGCGCCTACCTGCATGTGGTCGGCCCGGAGCAGGTCACCCGGCTGGCCTTCTCGGCCGAGGTGGCGGCGGGCACCGAGACACGTGACATCAGCTACCGGTCCGATCTGAGGACATGGACCAGCCGCCCGGCAGACAGCGGGGACGGTGTCACCGCGAGGACGGCAGTGCGTCCGGCACCGCGCCCGGTCCCCGTCCGGGATTTCTTCCCCGGCGGGGAGGCCCGCCTGGAGTCCGGTCCCGGCCATGACCGGGGTGCCGCCTTCGTCGTGCTCTTCGGACTCGACGACCGGCCCATGAGTCTTCTGCGCGCCGGGGAGGCCTTGTCCGCGCTCCTGCTGCTGGCGACCGCGGACGGGCTGGCGACCGCGCCGCTCAGTGACGTCGTCGAGAAGGACTGGCCACGCCAGCTTCTCCGCCACCTGCTGCGCGGCATCGGTGAGCCGTACCTTGTCGTACGGCTCGGGTACCGCGCCGGCCGCACGGCAGCGCCGGAAGCTCCACGCCGGGACCTGCGCGAGTTCGTCACCTTCGTCGAAGGGGAGGACGACGCCTCGAGACCTTGA
- a CDS encoding CBS domain-containing protein, whose product MRAKDIMSSPVHTVTETASVESAAALMTARGVTALPVVDDTGRLVGMVSEGDLLWHRVAPDPTAHIRQYPDTDPSERPGMVTEVMASYPLATRPDMDVAEVAEAMLEHDVRSLPVLDGNELVGIISRRDILRAMVRSDEALAAEVQHRLDEYADGSQRWKAAAEGGIVTVTGEYSDETERAVVTVLARTVPGVAAVRLAPPLAA is encoded by the coding sequence GTGCGCGCGAAGGACATCATGTCGAGCCCCGTGCACACCGTGACGGAGACGGCATCGGTCGAGAGCGCTGCCGCGCTGATGACCGCCAGGGGTGTGACCGCCCTGCCGGTTGTGGACGACACCGGCCGGCTGGTCGGGATGGTCAGCGAGGGTGACCTTCTCTGGCATCGCGTCGCACCGGACCCGACCGCGCACATCCGGCAGTACCCGGACACCGACCCGAGCGAGCGGCCGGGCATGGTCACCGAGGTCATGGCTTCGTACCCGCTGGCGACCCGTCCCGACATGGACGTGGCGGAGGTGGCCGAGGCGATGCTCGAGCACGACGTACGGAGTCTTCCGGTGCTCGACGGCAACGAGCTGGTGGGCATCATCAGCCGCCGGGACATCCTGCGGGCCATGGTGCGCAGCGACGAGGCTCTGGCCGCCGAGGTGCAACACCGGCTCGACGAGTACGCCGACGGATCGCAACGCTGGAAGGCGGCCGCCGAGGGCGGCATCGTCACGGTGACCGGGGAGTACAGCGACGAGACCGAGCGAGCGGTGGTGACGGTGCTGGCGCGTACGGTTCCCGGCGTGGCTGCCGTACGTCTCGCTCCACCGTTGGCGGCATGA
- the gap gene encoding type I glyceraldehyde-3-phosphate dehydrogenase — protein sequence MTYRIAINGFGRIGRNYLRLLAGKAPLAAELEVVAVNDLYDTAMLAHLLEYDSTFGRIGAEVGYTGDHLVVGGRSIPAFAERSPDGLPWGELGVDLVIESTGKLRTRDDAALHLKAGAGRVLISAPGKGGVDATLVPGVNADTYDPVKHQVVSAASCTTNCVAPLVKVLHEAFGIERGYLTTVHAYTNDQNVLDAPHKDPRRARAAGVNIIPTSTGAAKAVGLVLPELAGRLDGVALRVPVVDGSVSDLTLELGAEVTAERINEVVASAAASPGLSGIIRYTEAPVVSSDIVGDAASCVFDAGLTQAQGRLAKVFGWYDNEWGYTNRLLDLTVLMAGR from the coding sequence ATGACCTATCGCATCGCGATCAACGGGTTCGGCCGGATCGGCCGCAACTATCTGCGTCTGCTGGCAGGCAAGGCGCCGCTTGCGGCGGAACTTGAGGTGGTGGCGGTCAACGACCTGTACGACACCGCCATGCTGGCGCATCTGCTGGAGTACGACTCCACGTTCGGGCGGATCGGCGCCGAGGTGGGTTACACGGGCGATCACCTGGTTGTCGGTGGCCGGAGCATCCCGGCGTTCGCTGAGCGGTCGCCGGACGGGTTGCCGTGGGGTGAGCTGGGCGTCGATCTGGTGATCGAGTCGACCGGTAAGCTGCGTACGCGCGATGACGCCGCCCTGCATCTCAAGGCGGGCGCCGGCCGGGTGCTGATCTCCGCTCCCGGCAAGGGCGGGGTCGACGCGACGCTGGTTCCGGGCGTCAACGCGGACACGTACGACCCGGTGAAGCACCAGGTCGTCTCGGCGGCGTCGTGCACCACCAACTGTGTGGCTCCGCTGGTGAAGGTGCTGCACGAGGCGTTCGGGATCGAGCGTGGCTATCTGACGACCGTGCACGCCTACACCAATGATCAGAATGTGCTGGACGCGCCGCACAAGGATCCGCGGCGGGCACGGGCGGCCGGTGTGAACATCATTCCGACGAGCACGGGGGCGGCCAAGGCGGTCGGGCTGGTGTTGCCGGAGCTGGCGGGCCGGTTGGACGGTGTCGCGTTGCGGGTGCCGGTGGTGGACGGTTCGGTCAGCGACCTGACGCTGGAGCTGGGTGCCGAGGTCACGGCGGAGCGGATCAACGAGGTGGTCGCCTCGGCCGCGGCGAGTCCGGGGCTGAGCGGGATCATCCGCTACACCGAGGCGCCGGTGGTGTCCTCCGACATCGTCGGTGATGCGGCGTCGTGTGTGTTCGACGCGGGGCTGACCCAGGCGCAGGGGCGGCTGGCGAAGGTGTTCGGCTGGTACGACAACGAGTGGGGCTACACCAACCGGCTGCTCGACCTGACCGTGCTGATGGCCGGGAGGTGA
- a CDS encoding zinc-binding alcohol dehydrogenase family protein, with amino-acid sequence MYGWQVSDPGPDVRRAMTRVAMRVPRLAAGELLVAVDACGVCRTDLHVVCGDLPVHRPSVVPGHEIVGHVLELGDGVSGFRPGDRVGVAWLRRTDGTCRYCARGAENLCPGSQYTGWDADGGYADCVTVPADFAYTLPHGYSDVELAPLLCAGIIGFRALRRAELPEHGTLGIYGFGASAHLTAQVAIARGARVHVLTRSPRAQKLALELGAASAAGAFDEPPEALDSAVLFAPAGDLVPVALRALDRGGTLAIAGIHLSEIPSLDYDRELFQERTVRSVTANTRRDGRDLLAFAQEHRLRVEVTPYPMARAADALADLAGDAVTGAAVLVP; translated from the coding sequence ATGTACGGCTGGCAGGTCAGCGATCCAGGACCGGACGTTCGCCGGGCGATGACCAGGGTGGCGATGAGGGTGCCCCGGCTGGCGGCGGGTGAACTGCTGGTGGCGGTCGATGCCTGCGGGGTGTGCCGGACCGACCTGCACGTGGTCTGCGGGGATCTGCCGGTTCATCGTCCGTCCGTGGTCCCGGGCCACGAGATCGTTGGTCATGTGCTCGAGCTGGGTGACGGGGTGAGCGGGTTCCGGCCCGGTGACCGGGTCGGGGTGGCGTGGCTGCGCCGGACCGACGGCACATGTCGTTACTGCGCTCGCGGTGCTGAGAACCTGTGTCCCGGTTCGCAGTACACCGGGTGGGATGCCGACGGTGGGTACGCCGACTGCGTCACCGTACCGGCGGACTTCGCCTACACCCTTCCGCACGGGTACTCGGACGTTGAGCTGGCCCCGCTGTTGTGTGCCGGGATCATCGGCTTCCGGGCGTTGCGCCGGGCCGAGCTGCCCGAGCACGGCACGCTGGGAATTTACGGCTTCGGCGCCTCGGCGCACCTGACCGCGCAGGTGGCGATCGCTCGCGGTGCCCGTGTGCATGTGCTGACCCGCTCGCCGCGGGCGCAGAAGCTGGCCCTGGAACTCGGTGCCGCCTCCGCTGCCGGCGCCTTCGACGAGCCGCCCGAGGCGCTGGATTCCGCGGTGCTCTTCGCCCCGGCCGGTGATCTTGTGCCGGTTGCGTTGCGCGCTCTGGACCGCGGTGGCACTCTGGCGATCGCGGGGATCCACCTGAGCGAGATCCCGTCGCTGGACTATGACCGCGAGCTGTTCCAGGAGCGGACGGTTCGCAGCGTCACCGCCAACACTCGCCGGGACGGCCGCGACCTGCTGGCGTTCGCGCAGGAGCACCGGCTTCGTGTCGAGGTCACGCCGTACCCGATGGCCAGGGCCGCCGATGCGCTGGCAGACCTGGCCGGGGACGCGGTGACCGGAGCCGCTGTTCTGGTGCCCTGA
- a CDS encoding Hsp20/alpha crystallin family protein — translation MSGLLPRLFGDMTDWLEVDFPRPLPAIRFEDRITDEQYLLRAELPGLDPEKDLQIAALHGVLTVKAERREEEKGLNRSEFRYGSMQRSVRLPANADESKIKATYRNGILEIVVPLSAPQPEARRIEIAAE, via the coding sequence ATGTCCGGACTGTTGCCACGCCTGTTCGGAGACATGACCGACTGGCTGGAGGTCGACTTCCCGCGTCCGCTGCCCGCGATCCGCTTCGAGGACCGCATCACCGACGAGCAGTACCTGCTGCGCGCCGAGTTGCCGGGGCTCGACCCCGAGAAGGACCTGCAGATCGCGGCCTTGCACGGCGTGCTGACCGTCAAGGCCGAACGCCGCGAGGAGGAGAAGGGCCTCAACCGCAGCGAGTTCCGTTACGGCTCGATGCAGCGGTCGGTGCGCCTGCCGGCCAATGCCGACGAGAGCAAGATCAAGGCGACGTACCGTAACGGCATCCTCGAGATCGTGGTGCCGCTGTCGGCGCCGCAACCGGAGGCCCGCCGGATCGAGATCGCCGCTGAATGA
- a CDS encoding CBS domain-containing protein, which produces MKTWGVDDVMTKAVLSVDAAATYRDVVDLLVDNRLSAVPVIDAFGRVVGVVSEADLLRKIEYAGDEEPRLFDGRRRRDDRHKALARTVSELMTAPAVTALSGTSIAAAARLMDREKVKRLPVVDDLGRLIGIVSRGDLLKTHLRPDDEILADIEAAVLRPYVDDENASVTAAVVDGVVTLSGKVDRWSSTEIVERLSRQVAGVVEVRSDLTFSHDDSQLRGVRFGTGVN; this is translated from the coding sequence GTGAAGACCTGGGGTGTCGACGATGTGATGACGAAGGCGGTTCTGTCGGTGGACGCCGCCGCCACCTACCGGGATGTGGTCGATCTGCTGGTCGACAACAGGTTGAGCGCGGTGCCGGTGATCGACGCGTTCGGCCGCGTGGTGGGGGTGGTGTCCGAGGCTGACCTGCTGCGCAAGATCGAGTATGCGGGTGATGAGGAGCCCCGGCTGTTCGACGGGCGCCGGCGCCGCGATGACCGGCACAAGGCTCTCGCGCGCACGGTGTCGGAGCTGATGACCGCGCCCGCGGTGACGGCGCTCAGCGGCACGTCGATCGCGGCGGCCGCCCGGCTGATGGATCGTGAGAAGGTCAAGAGGCTGCCGGTCGTCGACGACCTGGGCCGGCTGATCGGCATCGTCTCGCGGGGTGACCTGCTCAAGACCCACCTGCGGCCTGACGACGAGATCCTGGCCGACATCGAGGCGGCCGTGCTGCGGCCGTACGTGGACGACGAGAACGCATCCGTCACCGCGGCCGTGGTCGACGGCGTTGTCACCCTGTCGGGCAAGGTCGACCGCTGGTCCTCGACCGAGATCGTGGAGCGGCTGAGCCGGCAGGTGGCCGGGGTCGTCGAGGTGCGGTCGGACCTGACGTTCTCGCACGACGACAGCCAGCTGCGCGGCGTCCGCTTCGGAACGGGAGTCAACTGA
- a CDS encoding ABC transporter ATP-binding protein: MSVVRLDHLTKVFPGGSKAVDDLSLTIEDGEFLVLVGPSGCGKSTVLRMIAGLEDVTTGQVSIDGEQVTDWAPKSRDIAMVFQNYALYPHMTVEQNMGFALRLRRIDKGEIREKVGSTAELLGLSDLLERKPAALSGGQRQRVAMGRAMVRQPRVFLLDEPLSNLDAKLRVSMRAELARLHRRYRVTTVYVTHDQVEAMTLGDRIAVLDKGRLQQVGTPDELYRVPANQFVAGFMGSPSMNFATVALRGDASRVTVELAGRQFEVPEALLLRPALSRYLGSAVVLGLRPASFSADAGEAAATLDVVPLGVESLGDEKHVLFHLPQGDASPAGGSDMPVAVDESAGAQLWTAKVPQQTPVTIGDPVSLAIDLREAYFFDPGDGGTIPVVPVAVAA, translated from the coding sequence ATGTCGGTCGTGAGACTGGACCACCTGACGAAGGTGTTCCCGGGTGGGTCGAAGGCGGTCGACGATCTGAGCCTGACGATCGAGGACGGCGAGTTTCTCGTGCTGGTGGGCCCGTCCGGGTGCGGGAAGTCGACGGTGCTGCGGATGATTGCGGGTCTCGAGGACGTGACCACGGGACAGGTGTCGATCGACGGCGAACAGGTCACCGACTGGGCGCCGAAGTCCCGCGACATCGCGATGGTCTTCCAGAACTACGCTCTGTACCCGCACATGACGGTGGAACAGAACATGGGTTTCGCCCTTCGTCTACGGAGAATCGACAAGGGCGAGATACGCGAGAAGGTGGGCAGCACGGCGGAGTTGCTCGGGTTGTCCGATCTGCTCGAACGCAAGCCGGCCGCGCTCTCGGGCGGGCAGCGCCAGCGGGTGGCCATGGGTCGCGCGATGGTGCGCCAGCCACGCGTCTTCCTGCTCGACGAGCCGCTGTCGAACCTCGATGCGAAGCTCCGTGTCTCCATGCGCGCGGAACTGGCACGGTTGCACCGGCGGTACCGGGTCACCACGGTCTACGTCACCCACGATCAGGTGGAGGCGATGACCCTGGGCGACCGGATCGCTGTCCTGGACAAGGGCCGCCTGCAACAGGTGGGAACCCCCGATGAGCTGTACCGTGTGCCGGCCAACCAGTTCGTCGCCGGGTTCATGGGCTCGCCGAGCATGAACTTCGCGACTGTCGCACTGCGGGGCGACGCGTCGCGGGTGACGGTCGAGCTGGCCGGACGGCAGTTCGAGGTGCCGGAGGCTCTCCTGCTGCGCCCCGCCCTGAGCCGCTATCTCGGCTCGGCGGTCGTCCTGGGGCTTCGCCCGGCTTCGTTCTCGGCCGACGCCGGAGAGGCGGCCGCGACCCTGGACGTCGTTCCCCTGGGTGTCGAGTCGCTGGGCGACGAGAAGCACGTGCTGTTCCACCTCCCGCAGGGCGACGCATCACCCGCCGGCGGCAGCGACATGCCCGTCGCTGTGGACGAATCCGCCGGCGCCCAGCTGTGGACCGCGAAGGTGCCGCAACAGACCCCCGTCACCATCGGCGATCCGGTGTCGCTGGCCATCGACCTGAGGGAGGCGTACTTCTTCGATCCCGGCGACGGTGGCACGATCCCGGTTGTCCCCGTCGCGGTTGCGGCGTGA
- a CDS encoding Gmad2 immunoglobulin-like domain-containing protein: MAVSRTVPESPKVATAALRQLVSGPTRAERHDGYRSPFSKATAGMLRSVKIKNRVGYADFRDYREELRNSTSSAGSAALLAELDATFKQFGTVRSTVYSINGDVPAFYEWLQMTPPDGFGPTLADARRAARAFLTDVAGMRDPVVRASRWRSDFIATVDVRAGSPTGPISTVTLGKGKSSFTVLDVTTGTIVVDRPAAAITPSDLEVVTSPMTISGRALAFEGNVAVRVVAIRNGTVRQVGAGQVIGGGDVMRPFTGQISFTTPKSGTGWVVASERSARDGTIIKVTAVRVAFVQQPA; this comes from the coding sequence ATGGCAGTGAGCCGTACCGTGCCCGAATCCCCCAAGGTGGCCACAGCGGCCCTTCGCCAACTGGTGAGCGGCCCGACCCGAGCGGAGCGCCACGACGGATACCGGTCGCCGTTCAGCAAGGCGACGGCCGGCATGCTGCGCAGCGTCAAGATCAAGAACAGGGTGGGGTACGCCGACTTCCGCGACTACCGCGAGGAACTGCGCAACTCCACCAGTAGTGCGGGCAGCGCCGCTCTGCTGGCCGAGCTCGATGCGACCTTCAAGCAGTTCGGGACGGTCCGCAGCACGGTCTACTCGATCAACGGAGACGTTCCGGCGTTCTACGAGTGGCTTCAGATGACGCCGCCGGACGGGTTCGGACCGACGCTCGCCGACGCTCGCCGGGCCGCCCGGGCCTTCCTGACCGACGTGGCCGGCATGCGCGATCCGGTCGTTCGGGCGTCGCGGTGGCGCAGCGACTTCATCGCCACGGTCGACGTGCGGGCCGGTTCGCCGACCGGTCCGATCAGCACGGTCACCCTCGGGAAGGGCAAGTCTTCCTTCACCGTCCTGGACGTCACGACCGGAACCATCGTGGTCGACCGCCCGGCCGCCGCGATCACCCCGAGCGACCTGGAGGTCGTCACCTCGCCGATGACGATCAGCGGCCGGGCGCTCGCGTTCGAGGGCAACGTCGCGGTCCGGGTGGTCGCGATCCGCAACGGAACTGTGCGCCAGGTCGGCGCCGGCCAGGTCATCGGCGGCGGGGACGTGATGCGGCCCTTCACCGGCCAGATCTCGTTCACCACCCCGAAGTCGGGCACCGGCTGGGTCGTCGCGTCCGAACGCTCCGCCCGTGACGGCACGATCATCAAGGTGACAGCGGTCCGGGTCGCCTTCGTTCAGCAGCCGGCATGA
- a CDS encoding Crp/Fnr family transcriptional regulator, giving the protein MASLTVFDLLAMHDFVSDLPAGWLHRLALLGKPVHHPAGTRLFREDTAAKHLWLLHSGTVSIDFHVPGRGDIQIERVGAGSVLGWSWARPPYLWRFGAAVIEDMRAVAVDASRLRELMTEAPDLGLQISERMLDVVAGRLQAARHRLIELYAYPGTPS; this is encoded by the coding sequence GTGGCCTCGCTGACGGTTTTCGACCTGCTTGCCATGCACGATTTCGTGTCGGACCTGCCGGCCGGGTGGCTGCACCGGCTGGCGTTGCTGGGCAAGCCGGTCCACCACCCGGCCGGGACCCGGCTGTTCCGCGAGGACACAGCGGCGAAGCACCTGTGGTTACTGCACAGCGGCACGGTCTCGATCGACTTTCACGTGCCGGGCCGCGGCGACATCCAGATCGAACGGGTCGGGGCGGGCTCGGTCTTGGGATGGTCGTGGGCACGCCCGCCGTACCTGTGGAGGTTCGGCGCCGCTGTCATCGAGGACATGCGTGCTGTCGCCGTCGACGCGTCGCGCCTGCGTGAACTCATGACGGAGGCGCCGGATCTCGGCCTCCAGATCAGCGAACGGATGCTCGACGTCGTCGCGGGCCGCCTCCAGGCAGCCCGTCATCGATTGATCGAGTTGTACGCGTACCCCGGCACCCCCTCCTGA